From Erinaceus europaeus chromosome 9, mEriEur2.1, whole genome shotgun sequence, one genomic window encodes:
- the TSC22D2 gene encoding TSC22 domain family protein 2 isoform X3, with protein sequence MSKMPAKKKSCFQITSVTTAQVASSITEDTESLDDPDESRTEDVSSEIFDVSRATDYGPEEVCERSSSEETLNNVGDAETPGTVSPNLVLDGQLAAAAAPANGGGAVAARSVTGAPAATPSAGPPPAAPPGAGSLAGPGPAAPAQPPTTCSSRFRVIKLDHGSGEPYRRGRWTCMEYYERDSDSSVLTRSGDCIRHSTTLDQTAERDSGLGATGGSVVVVVASMQGAHGPDSGSDSAPAAAVSQLPPSEKRSQPVPAAPPAFGLGQPPPPPAGGAVAPGPASLPPPFPGATAATPPGQPQGAGPNGAGLPPPPVTLSLPAQPGPAGGASAPFAYPQPAMPPAHLRPVQPPGPSEFLQPGPAQPPPASLPLGPGPHAAAAAALGSQLLGAAPLPGEAAGGPPAAVGGGAGLLPAGAGVPGVPNVPAAVPAASVPSVSTTCVTLPNVPAPPPPSGHPPGSSRSGAGQHVGLPAGAPGTASAPASLPQADPSQFQTQTPPLAGPVDDTRRKSEPLPQPPLSLIAESKPVVKPVADALANPLHLTPINSLTTSVFSIAIPVDGDEDRNPSTAFYQAFHLNTFQESKNLWDRIFFRIQHRRRNVT encoded by the exons ATGTCCAAGATGCCGGCCAAGAAGAAGAGCTGCTTCCAGATCACCAGTGTCACCACGGCTCAGGTGGCCAGCAGCATCACCGAGGACACCGAGAGCCTGGACGACCCGGACGAGTCCCGCACCGAGGACGTCTCGTCCGAGATCTTCGATGTCTCCCGGGCCACGGATTACGGCCCCGAGGAGGTGTGCGAGCGCAGCTCCTCCGAAGAGACGCTCAACAACGTGGGGGACGCCGAGACGCCCGGGACCGTGTCCCCAAACCTCGTCCTGGATGGGCAGCTCGCGGCCGCCGCGGCTCCCGCCAACGGAGGAGGAGCCGTTGCCGCCCGGAGTGTGACCGGGGCTCCGGCAGCGACCCCCTCGGCGGGGCCTCCGCCCGCGGCTCCCCCGGGCGCGGGCTCCTTGGCCGGGCCCGGGCCCGCCGCCCCCGCGCAGCCCCCCACCACTTGTAGCTCCCGCTTCCGCGTGATCAAGCTGGACCACGGGAGCGGGGAGCCCTACCGGCGGGGCCGATGGACGTGCATGGAATACTACGAGCGGGACTCGGACAGCAGCGTCCTCACCCGCTCCGGCGACTGCATCCGGCACAGCACCACCCTGGACCAGACTGCCGAGCGGGACAGCGGCCTGGGCGCCACCGGAGggtcggtggtggtggtggtggcctcCATGCAGGGGGCGCACGGGCCCGACTCGGGAAGTGACAGCGCCCCGGCTGCTGCTGTGTCACAGCTACCCCCATCGGAGAAGAGGAGCCAGCCTGTTCCGGCCGCGCCGCCCGCCTTCGGCCTGGGGcagcccccgccgccgcccgcaGGTGGGGCTGTGGCTCCAGGCCCGGCCTCTCTGCCGCCGCCTTTCCCCGGTGCCACGGCCGCCACGCCGCCCGGCCAGCCCCAAGGCGCCGGGCCCAACGGAGCTGGACTGCCGCCGCCGCCTGTCACCCTGTCGCTGCCCGCCCAGCCCGGCCCGGCCGGGGGCGCCTCGGCGCCGTTCGCCTACCCGCAGCCCGCGATGCCGCCCGCTCACCTACGGCCCGTCCAGCCCCCCGGCCCGAGCGAGTTCCTGCAGCCGGGCCCCGCGCAGCCCCCGCCCGCTAGCCTCCCCCTGGGCCCCGGCCCgcacgccgccgccgccgccgctctgGGCTCGCAGCTCCTGGGCGCGGCGCCCCTGCCCGGCGAGGCGGCGGGGGGACCCCCGGCTGCCGTGGGAGGCGGCGCGGGGCTGCTCCCCGCCGGGGCCGGTGTGCCCGGCGTTCCAAACGTGCCTGCCGCGGTGCCCGCCGCCAGCGTGCCTAGTGTGTCGACTACTTGTGTGACTTTGCCAAATGtccccgcgccgccgccgccgagcgGCCACCCGCCGGGCAGCAGCAGGAGCGGCGCCGGCCAGCACGTGGGGCTGCCCGCGGGGGCGCCCGGCACGGCTAGCGCACCCGCGAGTCTCCCGCAGGCCGACCCCAGCCAGTTTCAGACTCAGACCCCGCCTCTGGCGGGACCAGTCGACGATACGAGAAGAAAATCTGAACCCCTACCTCAACCGCCACTCTCTCTCATTGCCGAAAGCAAGCCGGTGGTGAAGCCTGTTGCGGACGCCCTGGCCAACCCCCTCCACCTGACACCCATAAACAGCCTCACCACCTCGGTGTTCAGCATAGCTATTCCTGTCGACGGTGATGAAGACAG GAATCCTTCAACTGCTTTCTACCAAGCGTTCCATTTGAACACGTTTCAGGAATCAAAGAACCTCTGGGATAG
- the TSC22D2 gene encoding TSC22 domain family protein 2 isoform X5, whose translation MSKMPAKKKSCFQITSVTTAQVASSITEDTESLDDPDESRTEDVSSEIFDVSRATDYGPEEVCERSSSEETLNNVGDAETPGTVSPNLVLDGQLAAAAAPANGGGAVAARSVTGAPAATPSAGPPPAAPPGAGSLAGPGPAAPAQPPTTCSSRFRVIKLDHGSGEPYRRGRWTCMEYYERDSDSSVLTRSGDCIRHSTTLDQTAERDSGLGATGGSVVVVVASMQGAHGPDSGSDSAPAAAVSQLPPSEKRSQPVPAAPPAFGLGQPPPPPAGGAVAPGPASLPPPFPGATAATPPGQPQGAGPNGAGLPPPPVTLSLPAQPGPAGGASAPFAYPQPAMPPAHLRPVQPPGPSEFLQPGPAQPPPASLPLGPGPHAAAAAALGSQLLGAAPLPGEAAGGPPAAVGGGAGLLPAGAGVPGVPNVPAAVPAASVPSVSTTCVTLPNVPAPPPPSGHPPGSSRSGAGQHVGLPAGAPGTASAPASLPQADPSQFQTQTPPLAGPVDDTRRKSEPLPQPPLSLIAESKPVVKPVADALANPLHLTPINSLTTSVFSIAIPVDGDEDRIW comes from the coding sequence ATGTCCAAGATGCCGGCCAAGAAGAAGAGCTGCTTCCAGATCACCAGTGTCACCACGGCTCAGGTGGCCAGCAGCATCACCGAGGACACCGAGAGCCTGGACGACCCGGACGAGTCCCGCACCGAGGACGTCTCGTCCGAGATCTTCGATGTCTCCCGGGCCACGGATTACGGCCCCGAGGAGGTGTGCGAGCGCAGCTCCTCCGAAGAGACGCTCAACAACGTGGGGGACGCCGAGACGCCCGGGACCGTGTCCCCAAACCTCGTCCTGGATGGGCAGCTCGCGGCCGCCGCGGCTCCCGCCAACGGAGGAGGAGCCGTTGCCGCCCGGAGTGTGACCGGGGCTCCGGCAGCGACCCCCTCGGCGGGGCCTCCGCCCGCGGCTCCCCCGGGCGCGGGCTCCTTGGCCGGGCCCGGGCCCGCCGCCCCCGCGCAGCCCCCCACCACTTGTAGCTCCCGCTTCCGCGTGATCAAGCTGGACCACGGGAGCGGGGAGCCCTACCGGCGGGGCCGATGGACGTGCATGGAATACTACGAGCGGGACTCGGACAGCAGCGTCCTCACCCGCTCCGGCGACTGCATCCGGCACAGCACCACCCTGGACCAGACTGCCGAGCGGGACAGCGGCCTGGGCGCCACCGGAGggtcggtggtggtggtggtggcctcCATGCAGGGGGCGCACGGGCCCGACTCGGGAAGTGACAGCGCCCCGGCTGCTGCTGTGTCACAGCTACCCCCATCGGAGAAGAGGAGCCAGCCTGTTCCGGCCGCGCCGCCCGCCTTCGGCCTGGGGcagcccccgccgccgcccgcaGGTGGGGCTGTGGCTCCAGGCCCGGCCTCTCTGCCGCCGCCTTTCCCCGGTGCCACGGCCGCCACGCCGCCCGGCCAGCCCCAAGGCGCCGGGCCCAACGGAGCTGGACTGCCGCCGCCGCCTGTCACCCTGTCGCTGCCCGCCCAGCCCGGCCCGGCCGGGGGCGCCTCGGCGCCGTTCGCCTACCCGCAGCCCGCGATGCCGCCCGCTCACCTACGGCCCGTCCAGCCCCCCGGCCCGAGCGAGTTCCTGCAGCCGGGCCCCGCGCAGCCCCCGCCCGCTAGCCTCCCCCTGGGCCCCGGCCCgcacgccgccgccgccgccgctctgGGCTCGCAGCTCCTGGGCGCGGCGCCCCTGCCCGGCGAGGCGGCGGGGGGACCCCCGGCTGCCGTGGGAGGCGGCGCGGGGCTGCTCCCCGCCGGGGCCGGTGTGCCCGGCGTTCCAAACGTGCCTGCCGCGGTGCCCGCCGCCAGCGTGCCTAGTGTGTCGACTACTTGTGTGACTTTGCCAAATGtccccgcgccgccgccgccgagcgGCCACCCGCCGGGCAGCAGCAGGAGCGGCGCCGGCCAGCACGTGGGGCTGCCCGCGGGGGCGCCCGGCACGGCTAGCGCACCCGCGAGTCTCCCGCAGGCCGACCCCAGCCAGTTTCAGACTCAGACCCCGCCTCTGGCGGGACCAGTCGACGATACGAGAAGAAAATCTGAACCCCTACCTCAACCGCCACTCTCTCTCATTGCCGAAAGCAAGCCGGTGGTGAAGCCTGTTGCGGACGCCCTGGCCAACCCCCTCCACCTGACACCCATAAACAGCCTCACCACCTCGGTGTTCAGCATAGCTATTCCTGTCGACGGTGATGAAGACAG
- the TSC22D2 gene encoding TSC22 domain family protein 2 isoform X4 — translation MSKMPAKKKSCFQITSVTTAQVASSITEDTESLDDPDESRTEDVSSEIFDVSRATDYGPEEVCERSSSEETLNNVGDAETPGTVSPNLVLDGQLAAAAAPANGGGAVAARSVTGAPAATPSAGPPPAAPPGAGSLAGPGPAAPAQPPTTCSSRFRVIKLDHGSGEPYRRGRWTCMEYYERDSDSSVLTRSGDCIRHSTTLDQTAERDSGLGATGGSVVVVVASMQGAHGPDSGSDSAPAAAVSQLPPSEKRSQPVPAAPPAFGLGQPPPPPAGGAVAPGPASLPPPFPGATAATPPGQPQGAGPNGAGLPPPPVTLSLPAQPGPAGGASAPFAYPQPAMPPAHLRPVQPPGPSEFLQPGPAQPPPASLPLGPGPHAAAAAALGSQLLGAAPLPGEAAGGPPAAVGGGAGLLPAGAGVPGVPNVPAAVPAASVPSVSTTCVTLPNVPAPPPPSGHPPGSSRSGAGQHVGLPAGAPGTASAPASLPQADPSQFQTQTPPLAGPVDDTRRKSEPLPQPPLSLIAESKPVVKPVADALANPLHLTPINSLTTSVFSIAIPVDGDEDRIFFRIQHRRRNVT, via the coding sequence ATGTCCAAGATGCCGGCCAAGAAGAAGAGCTGCTTCCAGATCACCAGTGTCACCACGGCTCAGGTGGCCAGCAGCATCACCGAGGACACCGAGAGCCTGGACGACCCGGACGAGTCCCGCACCGAGGACGTCTCGTCCGAGATCTTCGATGTCTCCCGGGCCACGGATTACGGCCCCGAGGAGGTGTGCGAGCGCAGCTCCTCCGAAGAGACGCTCAACAACGTGGGGGACGCCGAGACGCCCGGGACCGTGTCCCCAAACCTCGTCCTGGATGGGCAGCTCGCGGCCGCCGCGGCTCCCGCCAACGGAGGAGGAGCCGTTGCCGCCCGGAGTGTGACCGGGGCTCCGGCAGCGACCCCCTCGGCGGGGCCTCCGCCCGCGGCTCCCCCGGGCGCGGGCTCCTTGGCCGGGCCCGGGCCCGCCGCCCCCGCGCAGCCCCCCACCACTTGTAGCTCCCGCTTCCGCGTGATCAAGCTGGACCACGGGAGCGGGGAGCCCTACCGGCGGGGCCGATGGACGTGCATGGAATACTACGAGCGGGACTCGGACAGCAGCGTCCTCACCCGCTCCGGCGACTGCATCCGGCACAGCACCACCCTGGACCAGACTGCCGAGCGGGACAGCGGCCTGGGCGCCACCGGAGggtcggtggtggtggtggtggcctcCATGCAGGGGGCGCACGGGCCCGACTCGGGAAGTGACAGCGCCCCGGCTGCTGCTGTGTCACAGCTACCCCCATCGGAGAAGAGGAGCCAGCCTGTTCCGGCCGCGCCGCCCGCCTTCGGCCTGGGGcagcccccgccgccgcccgcaGGTGGGGCTGTGGCTCCAGGCCCGGCCTCTCTGCCGCCGCCTTTCCCCGGTGCCACGGCCGCCACGCCGCCCGGCCAGCCCCAAGGCGCCGGGCCCAACGGAGCTGGACTGCCGCCGCCGCCTGTCACCCTGTCGCTGCCCGCCCAGCCCGGCCCGGCCGGGGGCGCCTCGGCGCCGTTCGCCTACCCGCAGCCCGCGATGCCGCCCGCTCACCTACGGCCCGTCCAGCCCCCCGGCCCGAGCGAGTTCCTGCAGCCGGGCCCCGCGCAGCCCCCGCCCGCTAGCCTCCCCCTGGGCCCCGGCCCgcacgccgccgccgccgccgctctgGGCTCGCAGCTCCTGGGCGCGGCGCCCCTGCCCGGCGAGGCGGCGGGGGGACCCCCGGCTGCCGTGGGAGGCGGCGCGGGGCTGCTCCCCGCCGGGGCCGGTGTGCCCGGCGTTCCAAACGTGCCTGCCGCGGTGCCCGCCGCCAGCGTGCCTAGTGTGTCGACTACTTGTGTGACTTTGCCAAATGtccccgcgccgccgccgccgagcgGCCACCCGCCGGGCAGCAGCAGGAGCGGCGCCGGCCAGCACGTGGGGCTGCCCGCGGGGGCGCCCGGCACGGCTAGCGCACCCGCGAGTCTCCCGCAGGCCGACCCCAGCCAGTTTCAGACTCAGACCCCGCCTCTGGCGGGACCAGTCGACGATACGAGAAGAAAATCTGAACCCCTACCTCAACCGCCACTCTCTCTCATTGCCGAAAGCAAGCCGGTGGTGAAGCCTGTTGCGGACGCCCTGGCCAACCCCCTCCACCTGACACCCATAAACAGCCTCACCACCTCGGTGTTCAGCATAGCTATTCCTGTCGACGGTGATGAAGACAG